One genomic segment of Sanyastnella coralliicola includes these proteins:
- a CDS encoding MraY family glycosyltransferase, with amino-acid sequence MKEIALGFLTALFLVIIAMPSLIKVAKLKHLVDEPGDKRKLHRRSVPTIGGILIFAGTILGFSLWFPSSSAYELGMVYDPLRALHEFKFLVASMFILFFLGLKDDIIGVSPSKKLMVHMVVGAILVFMADIRIRDFCGLFGINDMPDYISYLFSVFVYIVIVNAINLIDGVDGLAGGIGLIASFTFAYWFYQTMDLPLALLAAGLGGALLGFLVFNFNPARIFMGDSGSLTIGVVIYVLATQMIDFPVDRLPAGIRGVSKPVLAMAILAYPLIDTIRVFFIRTIQGRSPFSADKNHIHHRLLALGLNHRQTVLCLYGYTAFIIVLAFLMPANRPNISFLIVGGVALALAQGIFFIPTKEEKKMKAKIGEQAA; translated from the coding sequence GTGAAAGAGATCGCACTTGGCTTCCTGACCGCACTTTTCTTGGTGATCATCGCCATGCCTTCATTGATCAAGGTGGCGAAACTCAAGCACCTTGTTGATGAACCTGGTGACAAGCGTAAGCTTCACCGACGAAGTGTACCGACGATTGGAGGTATCCTCATTTTCGCCGGAACTATTCTTGGGTTCAGTTTGTGGTTCCCTTCTTCTAGCGCCTACGAACTAGGAATGGTTTACGATCCACTGCGCGCACTGCATGAATTCAAATTCCTTGTAGCCAGCATGTTCATCTTATTCTTCCTCGGGTTGAAAGATGACATTATTGGTGTGAGCCCGAGTAAGAAACTCATGGTTCATATGGTTGTAGGTGCCATCCTCGTATTTATGGCCGATATCCGAATCCGTGATTTCTGTGGACTCTTCGGAATCAACGATATGCCTGATTACATCAGCTACCTCTTCTCTGTCTTTGTTTACATCGTCATTGTCAATGCAATCAACTTGATCGATGGGGTTGACGGTCTTGCAGGAGGAATTGGACTGATCGCTAGTTTCACTTTCGCCTACTGGTTCTACCAAACCATGGACCTTCCGTTGGCCTTGCTAGCAGCTGGTCTTGGAGGAGCATTGTTGGGCTTCCTGGTCTTCAACTTCAATCCCGCCCGAATATTCATGGGAGACTCCGGCTCCCTGACCATCGGTGTGGTCATATATGTCTTAGCTACACAGATGATCGATTTCCCTGTCGACCGTCTTCCAGCAGGAATTCGTGGGGTATCGAAGCCGGTACTAGCTATGGCTATTCTAGCCTACCCATTGATTGACACCATCCGTGTATTCTTTATTCGCACTATTCAAGGTCGCTCACCTTTTAGTGCTGACAAGAACCATATCCACCACCGCCTTCTCGCCTTGGGCTTGAACCATCGCCAGACGGTATTGTGTCTTTATGGTTACACTGCATTCATTATCGTCTTGGCTTTCTTGATGCCTGCGAATCGTCCGAATATTAGCTTCCTAATTGTTGGAGGTGTGGCATTGGCATTAGCTCAAGGAATCTTCTTCATCCCAACGAAGGAGGAAAAGAAGATGAAAGCAAAAATCGGAGAGCAAGCGGCATGA
- a CDS encoding O-antigen ligase family protein — protein sequence MITRQQHLWNWITAGAFIAINAVCVALEFYLFALLPLVLAIVWAAFMRLDWLMFFIVACVPFSLNLEQMDLGGIGFYLPTEPLLAGVLIIFIFKLLSGKSIDRRIFLHPVSLFLYFYLAWMAITSLTSEMPVVSLKFLVVKMWFIAGFYFLMVHIFQNFGNIRKFYLTYLIPLIGVISYTVIRHAGYGFEKDPGHWVMEPFFKDHTSYGAVLAMFFPVAVAMLLSRKMNPLLRAILLIFFGVLCIGIILSYTRAAWVSIAAAGVLMVFMLLRIKLRTLVVVFAALVSFVWVAQDQLLISLERNKQDSSDDLAEHVESISNVSSDASNLERLNRWNCALAMFEQRPVFGWGPGVYQFVYAPFQRSQDLTIISTNNADGGNAHSEYLGPLSEQGVLGMANMVFLVFLISALAFRLAYTNTSYELKLIIFSSFLGLITYFVHGVLNNYLDTDKASAPFWGFIAVLVAVDIFHNGKEKPEEEQAGKISL from the coding sequence ATGATCACTCGTCAGCAACATTTATGGAACTGGATCACCGCCGGTGCATTCATTGCAATTAATGCAGTGTGTGTTGCCCTGGAGTTCTATTTATTCGCCTTGCTGCCGCTTGTACTTGCTATTGTTTGGGCTGCATTTATGCGCCTAGACTGGCTCATGTTCTTCATCGTAGCCTGTGTTCCATTCAGTTTAAACTTGGAACAAATGGACCTTGGTGGAATAGGCTTCTATCTCCCCACGGAACCGTTATTGGCAGGTGTTCTGATCATATTCATCTTCAAGCTTCTAAGTGGTAAAAGCATTGACCGAAGGATCTTTCTTCATCCCGTCAGCTTGTTCCTGTACTTCTATTTAGCGTGGATGGCCATAACTAGTTTAACTAGCGAAATGCCCGTCGTCTCCCTCAAGTTTCTTGTGGTGAAGATGTGGTTTATTGCCGGGTTCTACTTTTTAATGGTGCACATCTTCCAGAATTTCGGGAACATCAGGAAGTTCTACTTGACCTACCTCATCCCGCTTATTGGGGTGATTTCATACACCGTGATCCGACATGCCGGCTATGGTTTTGAAAAAGACCCGGGCCACTGGGTAATGGAGCCATTCTTTAAAGACCACACCTCTTATGGAGCTGTGCTGGCGATGTTCTTCCCCGTGGCTGTTGCTATGCTGTTGAGCCGGAAGATGAACCCACTGCTTCGTGCCATTCTTCTGATCTTTTTTGGCGTACTCTGTATCGGTATCATCCTATCATACACACGTGCAGCGTGGGTGAGCATTGCCGCTGCTGGCGTTTTGATGGTTTTTATGTTACTACGCATCAAACTGCGCACCCTGGTGGTGGTGTTTGCCGCCTTGGTCAGTTTCGTTTGGGTAGCACAAGACCAACTCCTCATCTCGCTTGAGCGAAACAAACAAGATTCTTCAGATGATTTGGCAGAACACGTTGAATCCATCTCGAATGTATCAAGTGATGCCTCCAACCTCGAACGCCTGAACCGGTGGAATTGCGCCTTGGCAATGTTTGAGCAGCGCCCTGTATTCGGATGGGGTCCTGGGGTGTACCAATTCGTCTACGCTCCTTTCCAGCGCAGTCAAGATTTGACCATCATTAGCACCAACAACGCCGATGGTGGGAATGCCCACTCAGAATATCTTGGTCCACTCAGTGAACAAGGTGTTTTGGGTATGGCCAACATGGTCTTTTTGGTCTTTTTGATTTCGGCGTTAGCCTTCAGACTCGCGTACACCAATACTTCGTACGAACTCAAACTGATCATCTTCAGCTCTTTCTTGGGCTTGATCACCTACTTCGTTCACGGAGTTTTGAATAACTACCTCGACACCGACAAAGCCAGCGCTCCTTTCTGGGGCTTCATTGCGGTATTGGTCGCGGTAGACATCTTCCACAATGGCAAAGAGAAGCCTGAAGAAGAACAGGCTGGGAAAATCTCCCTCTAA
- the cyoE gene encoding heme o synthase: MENLKSAESISRSYSFGDRMKDIAAFFKVRLTLIVVLSSFLGYLMGAEQVSWFAVSALVVGGFLLTGASNGLNQVWERDLDRLMKRTQNRPLPTGRMGVAEGITLATVSGLAGILILWQFLNPLSGLLGAIAIFFYVFLYTPMKQRSPLAVFIGAFPGAIPPMLGYVAATGDFNVEPGTLFATQFMWQFPHFWAIAWVAHEDYTKAGYKLLPFNGGRTKSSAFQIFLYSMVLIPVSLLPWALPAEAPMIGNWGAAVVAICGAIFAWYAWKLYKSTDTKDAKILMFASFIYLPIVQIMYVIDKL, translated from the coding sequence ATGGAGAACCTAAAGTCAGCTGAGTCAATTTCTCGTAGCTACTCCTTCGGAGATCGCATGAAGGATATTGCGGCCTTTTTCAAGGTGCGCCTGACGCTTATCGTTGTTCTGTCATCATTCTTAGGCTACCTCATGGGAGCTGAGCAAGTCAGTTGGTTTGCTGTTTCAGCCCTCGTTGTTGGTGGATTCCTACTCACTGGAGCAAGTAACGGATTGAATCAAGTTTGGGAGAGAGACCTTGACCGCTTGATGAAACGCACACAGAATCGTCCGCTTCCAACTGGAAGAATGGGTGTAGCAGAGGGCATTACCTTGGCTACTGTCAGCGGCCTCGCTGGAATCCTGATTCTTTGGCAATTCCTAAATCCTTTGAGTGGTCTTCTTGGAGCCATTGCTATCTTCTTCTACGTGTTCTTGTACACGCCGATGAAACAACGCAGTCCACTTGCTGTATTTATCGGAGCGTTCCCTGGAGCTATTCCACCAATGCTTGGATACGTTGCCGCAACAGGAGACTTCAATGTTGAACCAGGAACCTTGTTCGCTACGCAGTTCATGTGGCAATTCCCTCACTTCTGGGCCATTGCTTGGGTTGCGCACGAAGACTACACGAAGGCTGGGTACAAGCTTCTTCCATTTAATGGAGGGCGTACCAAATCATCTGCTTTCCAGATCTTCCTATATAGCATGGTTCTTATCCCTGTGAGTTTACTTCCTTGGGCTTTGCCTGCCGAAGCACCAATGATTGGTAACTGGGGAGCAGCTGTTGTAGCTATTTGTGGTGCCATCTTCGCATGGTACGCATGGAAGCTTTACAAGAGCACCGACACCAAAGACGCCAAAATCTTGATGTTTGCTTCATTCATCTACCTTCCGATCGTTCAAATAATGTATGTCATTGACAAACTCTAA
- the fcl gene encoding GDP-L-fucose synthase, giving the protein MEKSSKIYVAGHRGMVGSAIVRQLESEGFNNIVYRTSSELDLMDQAKVNEFFETEKPDYVFLAAAKVGGIHANNIYRAEFLYNNLMIESNIIHASYVHKVSKLLFLGSSCIYPKFAEQPLTENALLTGSLEPTNEPYAIAKIAGIKLCEAYRDQYGCNFISAMPTNLYGPNDNYDLQTSHVLPALIRKFHTAKEEGHPSVPVWGSGSPKREFLHVNDLAKACMFLMKNYNEKLFVNIGTGVDVTIKELAETIKETVGFEGEIAWDATKPDGTPRKLMNVGLINGMGWKHEIDLKEGIAMVYEDFKQLDFA; this is encoded by the coding sequence GTGGAAAAATCGAGCAAGATTTACGTTGCAGGCCACCGAGGAATGGTGGGCTCGGCAATCGTTCGTCAGTTAGAATCCGAAGGGTTCAACAACATTGTTTACCGTACGTCTTCAGAACTTGACTTGATGGATCAAGCCAAGGTGAACGAGTTCTTCGAAACGGAGAAACCTGATTACGTATTCTTGGCAGCGGCCAAAGTAGGCGGCATTCACGCCAACAACATTTACCGTGCGGAATTCCTGTACAACAACTTGATGATTGAATCGAACATCATTCATGCGAGTTACGTGCACAAAGTGTCAAAGCTCCTTTTCCTTGGAAGCTCTTGTATCTACCCGAAATTCGCCGAGCAGCCCTTGACTGAAAATGCTCTGCTTACTGGTTCACTAGAACCAACGAACGAACCGTACGCCATTGCTAAAATCGCGGGCATCAAGCTTTGCGAAGCGTACCGAGATCAATATGGTTGCAATTTCATTTCAGCCATGCCTACCAACTTGTATGGCCCCAATGACAATTACGACCTACAGACCTCTCACGTTCTACCGGCGTTGATTCGCAAGTTCCATACAGCGAAAGAAGAAGGACATCCAAGCGTGCCGGTTTGGGGTTCAGGATCACCAAAACGTGAATTCTTACATGTGAACGACCTGGCAAAGGCGTGCATGTTCTTGATGAAGAATTACAACGAAAAACTTTTCGTCAACATCGGAACCGGTGTTGATGTAACCATCAAAGAACTCGCAGAAACCATTAAGGAAACCGTTGGTTTTGAAGGCGAAATTGCATGGGATGCAACCAAGCCTGACGGAACACCGCGTAAACTCATGAACGTTGGATTGATTAACGGCATGGGCTGGAAGCACGAAATTGATCTGAAGGAAGGTATTGCTATGGTGTACGAAGACTTTAAGCAACTCGACTTCGCGTGA
- a CDS encoding cytochrome c oxidase subunit 3, which yields MNEDSSNQQPRNKKDVFADFDPDVKVRTKKMLMYFIIFAIVMLFGGFTSAYIVSSMGEFWVHINPPTSLWISNVIIIISSLTIWLALRAMKSGNKGLSMAMMVATLVLGVAFTLTQKAAWDELHSKGMGWTVAQNGQGLEAYRWNSLDKVSGEYGVDYYVHKDGKKLIYDDGEFYASDDVLQAEPITKKVHKQTNSNGSYIWALIGIHILHLVFGFVYLVINIVRISKGKINQNETISLYTNGMYWHFLGILWLYLFVFLFLIH from the coding sequence ATGAACGAAGATTCTTCAAACCAACAGCCCCGTAACAAGAAAGACGTATTCGCAGATTTCGATCCTGACGTAAAAGTGAGGACGAAAAAGATGTTGATGTACTTCATCATCTTCGCTATCGTCATGTTATTCGGAGGATTCACTTCAGCTTACATCGTAAGCAGCATGGGTGAGTTCTGGGTTCATATCAACCCACCTACCTCACTTTGGATCAGTAATGTGATCATCATCATCTCGAGTCTGACCATTTGGTTGGCACTTCGAGCAATGAAGTCTGGGAATAAAGGACTTTCGATGGCCATGATGGTCGCCACCTTGGTTCTGGGTGTGGCTTTCACGCTCACCCAAAAAGCTGCTTGGGACGAACTCCATTCAAAAGGAATGGGATGGACTGTGGCTCAAAACGGTCAAGGTCTTGAAGCTTACCGCTGGAACAGTCTTGATAAGGTAAGTGGCGAGTACGGAGTGGACTACTACGTACACAAAGACGGAAAGAAATTGATCTATGATGATGGCGAGTTTTACGCGTCAGATGACGTGCTTCAAGCTGAGCCAATCACCAAAAAGGTGCACAAACAAACGAACTCAAACGGTTCATACATTTGGGCATTGATTGGTATTCACATCCTGCACCTTGTGTTCGGATTTGTATACCTTGTGATTAACATTGTGCGAATTAGTAAGGGCAAAATCAATCAGAACGAAACGATTAGTCTATACACCAATGGAATGTACTGGCATTTCTTGGGCATATTATGGCTGTATTTGTTCGTCTTTTTGTTCTTAATTCATTAA
- a CDS encoding cytochrome C oxidase subunit IV family protein, whose amino-acid sequence MERDDLIVNDSYSMQAHHSEEAGKKIRKNVWKVTAILTAITVAEVAMGIIFKRSETFTWTAIKWSFIILTLFKAGYIVMSFMHLGDERKNLRRVILVPYVIFIAYLIFIALTEGISHFDLWDVWK is encoded by the coding sequence ATGGAAAGAGACGATCTAATTGTAAATGATTCTTACTCAATGCAGGCTCACCACAGTGAGGAAGCAGGTAAGAAGATCCGAAAGAATGTATGGAAGGTTACTGCTATCCTCACTGCAATTACTGTTGCAGAGGTAGCCATGGGTATCATCTTCAAGAGAAGCGAAACATTCACGTGGACGGCGATCAAGTGGTCATTCATCATCTTGACGCTATTCAAAGCTGGATACATCGTAATGTCATTCATGCACCTAGGCGATGAGCGTAAGAACCTTCGTCGTGTGATTCTAGTTCCGTATGTGATCTTTATCGCGTACTTGATCTTTATCGCACTCACCGAAGGAATCTCCCACTTTGACCTTTGGGACGTTTGGAAATAA
- a CDS encoding cytochrome c oxidase subunit 3 has translation MAGEATKEIPKEVLWGGGRSPFSVSYGKMMMWYFLVSDALTFGGLLTAYGFIRHGSESPWPIGEQVFEALPGLEGQYPLAYVALMTFILIVSSVTMVLGVEAGHRNDKKGVIKWLGWTIVGGFIFLGSQAWEWSHFIHGSGGAFQLSENVTVTGTLANGETMQFDMLAGDRVYMDHHFGNIMEEYVEGAPNVSVTTAGGSVTAMSLGAHSHEATLEYLTVNKYIENRATVEGAEMMKLWNARSSDQFVFGANLSENEYGVQQQYSNFFFFITGFHGFHVFSGVVINIIIWLLVIQGVYEKRGHYEMVEKIGLYWHFVDLVWVFVFTFFYLV, from the coding sequence ATGGCAGGCGAAGCGACAAAAGAAATTCCAAAAGAAGTACTGTGGGGTGGCGGACGTTCACCTTTCAGTGTAAGTTACGGTAAGATGATGATGTGGTACTTCCTAGTGTCAGATGCACTGACATTCGGAGGACTCCTCACTGCTTACGGTTTTATCCGTCACGGTTCTGAGAGCCCGTGGCCAATCGGTGAACAAGTGTTCGAAGCACTTCCTGGTCTTGAAGGACAGTATCCGTTGGCTTACGTGGCCTTGATGACCTTTATCCTCATTGTATCATCTGTAACGATGGTTCTCGGGGTAGAAGCTGGTCACCGTAACGACAAAAAAGGGGTTATCAAGTGGCTCGGCTGGACGATCGTTGGAGGATTCATCTTCCTAGGATCACAGGCTTGGGAGTGGTCACACTTCATTCATGGTTCAGGTGGAGCATTCCAGCTTTCTGAAAATGTTACCGTGACAGGTACATTGGCCAATGGAGAGACTATGCAATTTGACATGTTAGCTGGAGACCGTGTTTACATGGATCACCACTTCGGAAACATCATGGAAGAGTACGTTGAAGGCGCGCCAAACGTATCTGTTACCACGGCTGGTGGTTCAGTAACGGCTATGTCTCTTGGTGCTCACAGCCACGAAGCAACGCTAGAGTACTTGACAGTGAACAAGTACATTGAAAACAGAGCAACAGTAGAAGGCGCTGAAATGATGAAACTTTGGAACGCTCGTAGTTCCGATCAGTTCGTCTTCGGTGCGAATCTTTCAGAGAATGAGTACGGTGTGCAACAACAGTACAGCAACTTCTTCTTCTTCATTACTGGTTTCCACGGATTCCACGTATTCTCTGGTGTGGTGATTAACATCATCATCTGGCTTCTCGTAATCCAAGGCGTTTACGAAAAGCGTGGACACTACGAGATGGTTGAGAAGATTGGTCTTTACTGGCACTTCGTAGACCTTGTATGGGTATTCGTATTCACCTTCTTCTACCTTGTTTGA